The DNA region TATTCATCATATCAGGTAAGCTCATTTTCACAAGGTATCTCttccatatattcaccatcaTAATGCAACGAGCTAAGTCTATTTACTAATTGATTCACTTGCATTGTTAGGTTGTTAGTGGCTTCATCATCTTGTATAAATTTCTCTTCCAccttatttatgaacttatacaTAAGCTCTTCTAAATTACCATTCTCCTCTTtaggtggttgtctcacttcgctTTCATTCCAGTCAaaataagggtattcatcccaaccagagtcaGAATTATACCTATATGAATTCTCATACCTATACAGACTAGAGCCAAAGTGAGAGTGTTCACAAGATGAACCATAGGAAGAATAACTACCTGCTTGACAACCAACCCATATATGATTTTCACCGCATTTAAAATACGTAGCACACCGCTGATAATATTCAGGTGCTAACTCTTCAACCGttttcttaggctggttgtaTTCCATCTTCACATCATTTAGAGTTCAATAACAAGAATATGCTCTTCaagatttcttttaaaataaaaattaaaagctaattcctgaattagcattACAAACTATTTAAAaaactattgattgccaatccccggcaatagcgccaaaatttgacgagcacaaaacacacacttaaattgtgctcgctagccaaagatagtatagtataatatcatatccacagggatttgagttaaacaatattatcgtagtttgtagctagattgctatccaagatgatcaacaatttagatttatgtggttaacactaaaattaattaagaatctagagctaattAACTAATAACAATCGAAGCAAGGCCTAagcaaaggaagatatcaatgggagaaaatggaATTTTGATAGGATAGatgcaagataattgtctgggatttaactctagataattcacttctaatgttcaagtgagtctctcgaattcatttaattatcagtacaattgtttagtagaatctcttctctcgattaagtctcaacctctcaatatgaaccaatttaagcactgtgaagatatgcaagaattcgtagtggatcgatctttaggaaaacctctttcgattattctcctaactaggtttaatcaatgattcaactagcctttttcgattacttagaagaatctatgaactcaactaACAATATagtgcaaagatatcacaagttatgcctctttcgattacaagaacaagtaaatatagatgcaacaattaaatcttccaaataTAGCGCCCCGCGGGGCGGTAGTGCATATTGTGGCGAGAAatgagtttttaaattttttgacatccagacttggttttcgacccccgaacgtgatcccgacttaattgcttgggcttctactcagacttcaaagctccaaatagctcgaattagttccactacatctacataactcagaatcactcctacgaGGCATAAAACGCACAATAAGTGCATAACattaccaattaaagctcaacactagtaaagtgcagtgaattcgagtgtaataagcgactaaaacacgagattatactCTACCATCATGTACTAATAAGGAAATAATGTCACATAAACTGAAAAGACATAAATTATCTCCAGTTCTGCATCTTACaacaccaccaacaacaacaacgacctagTAAAATTTCACAAgtagggtttggggagggtaatgtgtacacaAATCTTACTACCCGACGAGTAGATATGCCAGTTCTGCAGCTTCTATGGAAAATAATAATTGTGGAAATATATCACTACATATAATCAATGCAAAGATAAAGATAGACATGTTTTGTTCACATGAGTGAAAACGATGAGAACTACTATTTTCTGTCCTTTCTAATAAGACCTAGTCAAATGATAAGATGAGTGGAAAAATTTATCCAATTTCTTGTCAGGTCCCTCTTTTTTGATGTCTGCTTCTTCAAGACTTTACTAATGAGTTCCAAGTCAAGTTGAGAGTATTGGAAAATTTGGGAAGATCAATCATTTTCTGGAGGAAAATATGCTTCTTTACTTCTTTCAGTTTGGTTTAAATAAAATGGCTATAGTACTTAGTGAGTATTACAATTCTAACATGTACAAAGTCTAGTatatactccctccattccaattttctccgtttcaatttacgtgaacctgtttgattgagtacgaaatttaagaaaaaatgaagaattttgaaatttgtggtcctaaacaaatcaaaaagggGCCACAGTATTTGTgcggttataaaagcttctcatcaagggtagaattgtaagtttaaattaaattatttttaaatttagaaagaggttattctttttggaacggattaaaaagaaaataaattcacataaactggaacggaggaaGTATATCATAATTTAATTGTGGATTTTCCCTTTTAATGGATACACGTATACAATCATACTGTATTCTTACATTAATTTCCTAATATGAACTTAAAAAAGTTCGGGACGAATCTAGTTTATTTTATCCTTTGGAGAGTCTCACATCTCTTCGAAAAATTACATGTAAATGTATATCCCCCTAGCTAATGTTCAATCGTTTAGTTTCCATGATATTTTCCTAGAATTTTTATAATGACACGTTAGAGACTTATTTGATCTATTAAGTCATCAATTTATACTGCGGTAGAAACTAAAAAATTGTTAAATGTAGGACGAAAATGTCAAACTAACAATgagatatttataaataaaataataaaacacgaAAAATTTGCCGGTCAATTTCCTACATTTATGGAGTGGATTGATTAGCCCGCCTTAGGTGTGCACCTATCATTTCGTACCTCTCGCGATGCGTTCTTGACTAGGTCGTGCCTTTTGTGTTGTTATTTCGAAGAAATTAGAATGTTCGAATCAAAGCCTAAACATGTAGTTAACATCATATCAGATTAACTGTTTACTTTTTTTCTAGTCGATTTTATTCTAATTCTTTATTCTTACGAGAATCCCCCACCCCAATCATTCGTAAGACAACTATAAATTAGGCATCGATTATAAAtgattatatacatatatacataaattatgtAAACATTATACATCCgtaactatttttagtttaaacgaGTTATGTTTAATGTCTTTGGTCATTATGATTAATTCTTCTTTTTATAAAATAGACACCTCAACTTATGTTTAATGTCTTTGGTCATTAACTAAACTTATGGGGCACTGAATAAGCGGGAATATggtgatttatttttaaaacaagggactaaaatcagaaaaataaaaataaaagacaaaacaCCATTTCCGACCAGCTCTTACGTGAGGCTAGCCGGAGTTTACTTTCCCGGCGAGGTAGGTTAGGGTTTGAAGATTAAAATGGGTTTAACGAATGAGAAGTAAGAGGAAGAGGAATGGAAAATGGGGAAGGGTTTGTTGAACCCTCGCTGGTCGGAAAATGTAAAGGGGATCACCGGAGTAATTTTCCGGCAAAccattaatttttaaaaaaagcaGTGATTTCTCTGTTCAAAGTCCCTCTCTTTTTTCTGAGGCTCAAAAACTGGTGAAACAGAAAAGGAAGCACAATTGAAGAACACACAGGATTAGAAGTGTTTAAAAGTTGAGGTATATATTTGAGTACTCATGGAATTAAGGAGTTTTTACTTTAAAAATCTGTGCAAATACAAGTGTCAATTTGGGTATTAAGCCATAGTTATAGGCACTTTGtccagaatcggattttggaTTTTAGTATATACTGTATTCGAATTTTAAGGTTATTAGTATTGAACTTATTACAGTTTTAAAATTTtggattcaaaatttaatatttgttgaCATTTTTGTGTTTTCACGTAATAAATCTATTCTCCGGGTCGAAATGAATCCGTGCCGAAGCACTGGATCCGCCCCCGGGCTTATTTCATAAAAAGCTAGCAATAAAAATTAATGATTGATTCTTTCTCATATTTTTGTAGAAGATGGCTTGGAACATAGCAATAATTTCTAGCTTTCTATATATTGCCAAACTTGAAAAACTTTCTTGGTAGCTTCCAATGAGAAAGTGAGCAAATGGAaggtttgatttttattttttaatactgACTAGTACCATTTCCTTTTTCGCTTTCACCTTTGGATGTATCTATAAACCATTAGATATCTGAAATGAATATAGACAGGGCGGATCAAAGATTTTAACTTTATGGGTTCGTAATTTTCTTAACCCACAATTCATTTGATTTTCTAGGTTCAGAACATATTTTTGTACCTATAGGGTCTAAGCCGAAGCTATTGGATTCGATTGAACCTGCTCGTTATGTTGTAGATACACCGGTGAATATAGCTTCTATTTCTACAGTGTAGGTCATCCATTTTGGAGACTTTGGTTCTGAAAATGATGAGAAGTTGCTGTTGATATGCAGAGTCAAGAAGTCAAGTTTTTCTAGTGCTGTCAATGACTAAGAGAGGCTAATGTGaacatttccttttttttttcttcacctTCCTTTTCCCTATTAAGTCTGGCCCATGTTATACGTTTGGTTCCACAAAGTGTTTCTTTTTGACAAATTTATGACAATTTTGATGTTAAGAAATTCTTGTGATCTAGCTAGACTTATAATTCACAAACCTTCAGCTAGCTTTCCTCTTCTTTGCAATAGGATTCAAAATGGCTTTGGCTTATTCTTTTATTTGCTTCCTTTTATCTCTTCTTCTGATGTTAGTTCAGACAAAGGGCAGAAGTGATTCAACTTGTCCAAAGTCTTTTTCATGTGGAAATCTTACTGACTTGAGCTTTCCTTTCTCTCTTTCCACACAACCAGACTGTGGACTAATGTCCATGTCTGATTGTGATGCTAAACCATTTCCAAGAATCCAACTGCTTCCTGGAGGAGATTGGTACTATGCTTTAGAGAAGCATAATTCATCAGTTTGGCTTGGCGACCCGAAGCTTCAACGCGATTGCGAGGCTTTTAACAAAAATTTCTCCCTTCAAAACTCTCCTTCTATTTCTTTCACTACTCTTTCACTTCAAAATATCTTCAAATGTAACAGTACCAGTCATAATATTACGCAGAAGATGAAAGATCATTTTGCTGGTTATAAAATGTACAATGGCTGTAAAGGCTTCAGCATATACTACAAGCTTCCCGGAGACATTCGAGCAGACAATCTTCCTACCAACTGTTCACCTATCAGATTGCCATTGCACTCGGTATCAAGAGATGGTGATTTGTTTGACTTGTTAGGTCCCAAATTTCTAGTAGAATGGGAACTGTCTGATTACTGTTACCACTGTCACTATAGTGGAGGTCAATGCCAGACTGATATTACCAACAATTTTTGTTGTCACAAAGGTAGACATCTCCAAATAATCTACGTGTTCAAGGTCAAGTGCATATTCTTAGGGCCTTTTCTTGTTTTCGTATCACATATTGATAACATATTTCGTATATTGTCCCCTATTTAGATGGAAAAACAACTAGAAGAAGTATGATGGGGCTGATTCTGGCAGCAGGTAGTTAAATATATTTTATAGCTGCAATTATATTACTTATTATAGAGATTCCATTCATAtcatttaaatttcattttcataGTGGTAAAAGCTCAAATCCTTTctctaattatttaaattacaCAAAGTGTACGGATGGTGGAGTTAAGGGAAAATGCCTTCTCcttgctatttttttttcttttccaaagaCCTGGATTAACTGATTTCTTTCCAGTTCTTGGTGGAGTAGGATTGGCGATGATAACTTGTTTAGTTGTCTATTTTATCTGGTGTCACAAGAGGAGGAAATTTAGTCCATCCCACTTCCTCTCCACAAAGAAATTGTCAGATATTTTTAAACATGATGTTGAGGGAGGCAGTATATTCTTTGGTGTCCCAGTTTTCACTTATTCAGAACTTGAAGAAGCCACAAATGATTTCACTTCCTCTCGAGTACTTGGAGATGGAGGTTTTGGAACTGTTTACTATGGTGAGAAACTTCCTAATCCAACTGACTTATGCTTCaacaatttcattttttttggctAATTCTTGTCCATCGCTGAACAGGAAAACTTAAGGATGGAAGAGAGGTTGCTGTAAAGCGCCTTTACGAGCACAACTGCAAGCGAATGGAGCAGTTTTTAAATGAAATTGAGATCCTTACTAGACTAAGGCACAACAATCTAGTCACCCTCTATGGCTGCACTTCAAGCCGAAGCCGTGAACTACTCCTTGTCTATGAATATATTCTTAATGGAACTCTTGCTGATCATCTCCATGGTCGCAGAGCGAAGAAACGATCACTCGCGTGGCCAATCCGCATGAACATTGCTATAGAAACTGCTGGTGCATTGGCTTACTTGCACGCTTCTGACGTAATACACTGCAATGTCAAGACTAATAACATACTCCTTGATCACAATTTTAGTGttaaagttgcagattttgggatTTCAAGGCTCTTCCCAAATGATGTCTCTCATATTTCAACTGCACCGCGGGGAACCCCTGGCTATATTGATCCAAAGTATCACGAATGTTACCAGCTGACTAGTAAAAGCGATGTTTATAGCTTCGGGGTGGTCCTTGTCGAGCTCATTTCATCAATGCCAGCTGTGGACATGAATAGGCATAGCCAAGAGATTAATTTGGCTAACTTTGCAATAAACAAGATAGTAAAATGTGCATTTAACGAGTTGATCGATCCATCCCTGTGGTTCGATTCAGATACCAAGATTTGGGAAATGACTACTTCAGTGGCAGAACTAGCTTTTCTATGTTTGCAGACAGATAGGGACACGAGGCCTACTATGGTTGAAGTTTTGGATACTCTAAAGGAGATTCAGACTAGTGAATTTAATGATGAGAAGAAAGCTAAAGTAGTAGCAGCTCCTCCTTTCCCTGAATCAGAAGATATGTTATTATTGAAGCAAGTCAAATCACTACCTTCACCAAATTCTGTAACTGATAAATGGATTACTTGCTATGATATAAATATTACAAAGTAGTTCAGGTTGTATACCCctttttctttatgttcttgatGTAAATTTTGAGAGACAATGAATGTACTACTTAGAGAGGTTTCTTGAGCTATGTATCTATGAATGAAGGTGATTCCATTTCTAATCTCATTTTATAAGAGTTCAAGTTATATACACTGGCAGCAGAAAAGCTTTAAATGTGTGTTGGTTGGTTCCTTCCGAGATGTTTAACATATCAATGCGAATGGAAGTGCATTGCGCTCAATCTTATTGTGACTAACTACTCTATTATTTGTGTGTTCCTGCAGCAACAAAAGAAACTTGGGACTAATTCTAGTCACAGGTATATGTCTATATTTAGCAGTAACTTTTATCTGTAACTAGACTTGCACAAAAATATCCTGCTGTTCTGCTCAAACTTAGAATTCTTATATAAGTTGATAGGCAACTATTTATCTATTTCAATACCATAACCATAAAATATTCTGTTGTTCT from Nicotiana tabacum cultivar K326 chromosome 24, ASM71507v2, whole genome shotgun sequence includes:
- the LOC107782731 gene encoding LEAF RUST 10 DISEASE-RESISTANCE LOCUS RECEPTOR-LIKE PROTEIN KINASE-like 1.1 isoform X2: MALAYSFICFLLSLLLMLVQTKGRSDSTCPKSFSCGNLTDLSFPFSLSTQPDCGLMSMSDCDAKPFPRIQLLPGGDWYYALEKHNSSVWLGDPKLQRDCEAFNKNFSLQNSPSISFTTLSLQNIFKCNSTSHNITQKMKDHFAGYKMYNGCKGFSIYYKLPGDIRADNLPTNCSPIRLPLHSVSRDGDLFDLLGPKFLVEWELSDYCYHCHYSGGQCQTDITNNFCCHKDGKTTRRSMMGLILAAGLAMITCLVVYFIWCHKRRKFSPSHFLSTKKLSDIFKHDVEGGSIFFGVPVFTYSELEEATNDFTSSRVLGDGGFGTVYYGKLKDGREVAVKRLYEHNCKRMEQFLNEIEILTRLRHNNLVTLYGCTSSRSRELLLVYEYILNGTLADHLHGRRAKKRSLAWPIRMNIAIETAGALAYLHASDVIHCNVKTNNILLDHNFSVKVADFGISRLFPNDVSHISTAPRGTPGYIDPKYHECYQLTSKSDVYSFGVVLVELISSMPAVDMNRHSQEINLANFAINKIVKCAFNELIDPSLWFDSDTKIWEMTTSVAELAFLCLQTDRDTRPTMVEVLDTLKEIQTSEFNDEKKAKVVAAPPFPESEDMLLLKQVKSLPSPNSVTDKWITCYDINITK
- the LOC107782731 gene encoding LEAF RUST 10 DISEASE-RESISTANCE LOCUS RECEPTOR-LIKE PROTEIN KINASE-like 1.1 isoform X1: MALAYSFICFLLSLLLMLVQTKGRSDSTCPKSFSCGNLTDLSFPFSLSTQPDCGLMSMSDCDAKPFPRIQLLPGGDWYYALEKHNSSVWLGDPKLQRDCEAFNKNFSLQNSPSISFTTLSLQNIFKCNSTSHNITQKMKDHFAGYKMYNGCKGFSIYYKLPGDIRADNLPTNCSPIRLPLHSVSRDGDLFDLLGPKFLVEWELSDYCYHCHYSGGQCQTDITNNFCCHKDGKTTRRSMMGLILAAVLGGVGLAMITCLVVYFIWCHKRRKFSPSHFLSTKKLSDIFKHDVEGGSIFFGVPVFTYSELEEATNDFTSSRVLGDGGFGTVYYGKLKDGREVAVKRLYEHNCKRMEQFLNEIEILTRLRHNNLVTLYGCTSSRSRELLLVYEYILNGTLADHLHGRRAKKRSLAWPIRMNIAIETAGALAYLHASDVIHCNVKTNNILLDHNFSVKVADFGISRLFPNDVSHISTAPRGTPGYIDPKYHECYQLTSKSDVYSFGVVLVELISSMPAVDMNRHSQEINLANFAINKIVKCAFNELIDPSLWFDSDTKIWEMTTSVAELAFLCLQTDRDTRPTMVEVLDTLKEIQTSEFNDEKKAKVVAAPPFPESEDMLLLKQVKSLPSPNSVTDKWITCYDINITK